One Halovivax ruber XH-70 genomic region harbors:
- a CDS encoding plastocyanin/azurin family copper-binding protein: MTPHCLTRRDALGTSVGLAGIVLAGCLDRGDETAEPENAGELGTPTDRITVTTTSRPFPEFDPQIVHVSEGATVEWVVETGRHDVAAYHRDTHPPHRTPDGIEPWGSARLSQPGETFEHTFEREGVYDYVDTQQVCTSHEVAGNIGRVVVGWPDPDAEPAMDDPPAEMPQRAINALSMFNERTRPVLDAGP; this comes from the coding sequence ATGACACCCCACTGCCTCACTCGACGCGACGCACTCGGCACTAGCGTCGGCCTTGCCGGTATCGTTCTCGCCGGTTGTCTCGACCGAGGCGACGAGACGGCCGAACCGGAAAACGCGGGCGAACTCGGTACCCCGACGGACCGGATCACCGTCACGACGACGTCCCGACCGTTCCCCGAGTTCGATCCCCAGATCGTCCACGTGAGCGAGGGGGCCACCGTCGAGTGGGTCGTCGAAACGGGCCGTCACGACGTGGCGGCCTACCACCGCGACACCCACCCACCCCACCGGACGCCCGACGGGATCGAACCCTGGGGCAGCGCGCGGCTCAGCCAGCCCGGTGAGACGTTCGAACACACGTTCGAGCGTGAAGGGGTCTACGACTACGTGGACACCCAGCAAGTCTGTACCTCACACGAGGTCGCGGGCAACATCGGGCGCGTCGTCGTCGGCTGGCCCGATCCCGACGCCGAGCCGGCGATGGACGACCCGCCGGCGGAGATGCCCCAGCGGGCTATCAACGCGCTCAGTATGTTCAACGAACGAACCCGTCCGGTGCTGGACGCCGGGCCGTGA